In Gemmatimonadota bacterium, the following proteins share a genomic window:
- a CDS encoding cupin domain-containing protein: MAHHKALMKSGFLLPTCEKHFHDHDETWLILKGSGTGFWIDHDGNREDFVLEAGDVWMIPAGFEHGCAGTNSEDFTISVFDGTKPPGCHDHAHYYIENEGYIPSFKLVKTPTDRYASA; encoded by the coding sequence ATGGCCCACCACAAGGCCCTGATGAAGAGCGGCTTCCTCCTGCCCACGTGCGAGAAGCACTTCCACGACCATGACGAGACCTGGCTTATCCTCAAAGGGAGCGGGACGGGATTCTGGATCGATCACGACGGAAACCGGGAGGATTTCGTCCTGGAAGCGGGCGACGTCTGGATGATACCTGCGGGTTTCGAACACGGTTGCGCCGGGACGAACAGCGAAGACTTCACAATCAGTGTGTTCGACGGGACGAAGCCGCCGGGGTGCCACGATCACGCCCATTACTACATCGAAAATGAAGGGTACATCCCCTCGTTTAAACTGGTCAAGACGCCGACGGATCGGTACGCATCGGCTTAG